In one Nicotiana sylvestris chromosome 8, ASM39365v2, whole genome shotgun sequence genomic region, the following are encoded:
- the LOC138875021 gene encoding uncharacterized protein — MLECRDLIEHQIYWKLRVGSAQFWFDNWTEMGALYFQVPTEFGIDEDIHNVNDLAENGMWNVDKIFESLPEDLANHIVQNIRPPTESSQLDTPFWMLETRGHFTVKSAWDYLRRRANPKLAYKMIWVKGLPFKIYFFLWKVWKAKLPLDEFLRKIVYFMPSKCWCCVDPKEESLVHMFFKSNAARKEKKQFEIWKSSVSEQSYLPGVIYFAIAGQTEKARTTCDLINVEGREISEGTNNESEAVAIVEALNMCKNLNYCRIWLQTDSMLLKNIIEESWKPPWYITEHVEEILRLKEQNTIKVTHIFREGNTLADHLANYALNEGNTECHGFWDLDSKGRRIINEDKMQCISSKIKPNLIIESEMVVGMLCSQSTGKTLKMGLRTFTIYLTSKGSNAIAWEIS, encoded by the exons ATGCTAGAATGTAGGGATTTGATTGAGCATCAAATCTACTGGAAACTGAGAGTGGGATCAGCTCAATTCTGGTTCGATAATTGGACTGAGATGGGAGCCTTATATTTTCAGGTGCCTACAGAGTTTGGTATCGATGAGGATATTCATAATGTCAACGATCTGGCTGAAAATGGTATGTGGAATGTGGATAAAATTTTTGAGAGCTTACCTGAAGATCTGGCAAACCACATTGTGCAGAATATTAGACCACCAACTGAAAGTTCACAGTTAGATACTCCTTTCTGGATGCTTGAAACAAGGGGACATTTTACAGTAAAATCTGCATGGGATTACCTGCGAAGAAGAGCCAACCCAAAATTAGCTTACAAGATGATATGGGTGAAAGGTTTACCTTTCAAGATATATTTCTTCCTGTGGAAGGTGTGGAAAGCAAAACTGCCACTTGATGAATTCTTGCGTAAAATAGTATACTTCATGCCATCTAAATGTTGGTGTTGTGTTGATCCTAAGGAGGAGTCTTTAGTACATATGTTCTTCAAATCAAATGCAGCTAGAA AAGAGAAGAAACAGTTTGAAATATGGAAAAGCAGTGTTAGTGAGCAGAGTTATTTACCAGGTGTCATCTACTTTGCAATTGCTGGTCAAACTGAAAAAGCTAGGACTACAT GTGATTTGATAAATGTAGAAGGAAGGGAGATTTCTGAAGGAACCAACAATGAATCAGAAGCGGTAGCTATTGTGGAGGCATTGAATATGTGCAAAAATCTTAATTATTGCCGGATATGGCTGCAGACAGATTCTATGCTATTAAAGAACATTATAGAGGAATCATGGAAGCCTCCATGGTATATTACTGAACATGTAGAGGAGATTTTAAGACTGAAGGAACAAAATACCATCAAGGTCACACACATTTTTAGAGAAGGAAATACATTAGCAGACCATCTTGCCAATTACGCCCTCAATGAAGGAAATACGGAATGCCATGGTTTCTGGGATCTGGACTCAAAAGGAAGGAGGATTATTAACGAAGATAAGATGCAAT GTATTTCATCGAAGATAAAGCCTAATCTTATAATAGAATCTGAAATGGTGGTAGGAATGCTTTGCAGTCAATCCACTGGGAAGACATTAAAGATGGGCTTACGCACTTTCACAATATATCTCACATCAAAGGGAAGTAATGCAATAGCATGGGAAATAAGCTGA